The DNA segment ACTTCAAATATAATATCTCCGATTCGTGTTTATCAGGAACGTTTATACACCCGACATTATACATCCGCGATCGGATCCGCATCAACAATAGAGGTCTATTTCATACGCCAACAAAGCATAAAATAGTGATATCTTTACATTTCAGTCTAGTCTAtataattattttctctttTAATGGCAAGGTATCTCTATAAAGATTCAATAGTATCATTCTCAATATATAACAGGTATATCTATACAATCGCAATACGTCGTATTCGATCCCTCACAGCGTCAATGATATAAAATTTAACCTAAATTATAACACAGGAGAATTAAGTATAAGATCACAAAATGAGATTCAGCGGGCGGCGCTGTGCGTGCGCGCCCGGCCTGCAGCGCGTGCCGAGCCCGACTCGCCCCTCCCTCCCAGCGACCATCGACTCACTCGACTACTAGAATCGACTCATTCTCATCGACCGCGGCAATTCGTTACTATATCACCAGTTGCTATGCTActtaacaaacgaaatttcaaaaGTTGTGATGCCAGTACTCGAGTATCGATGTTAGGATGCGAATCGTCGAGTCAGGATTCGATTCCTCAACCGACTCGGCACGTCACTACCGGCGAAGTCGCAGCTAATACTCTACGCTACAACTAGCGAGGCGGCGCCGCGGGCGCAGGGCTCGCACTAAGCCTAGTATTGCTATCGGTCGGCCGCGGCGTAGGCCGGGCCTGGTCCGCGGGTCGGCCTAGGCCGGGCCTGGGACAGTGCTGTGGCCGGGCCTAGCACAGGGTGCGGCGTCAGGGCGCGATGCCGGCGTCGGACTTGTGGAAGGCGGCGCCGCTGGCGGACAGCGCCGGCGCCTGCGCGGAGCTGAAGTCGTGCTCGGATTTCGGTCGGGGCAGCGCTGCTGCGGCCACTCCTGGAAACGAAGGATTGGTTAGCAAtgttatgttaatttaaaacaataaaaccaAGCTAATATCTCTACCAtctattttaacattttaaatctTTTTCTTCAGAATAATTATCTGATGACAGGACAATTAATGCGGTCCGAAAAGGTAGATTTATCTAAAATTCGTAGAAAAGTGTTAAAATAGCATTATGTTACAAAATTCGGTTGCAGGTCTAGCTTAAGTATCGTGTAATAGAACCTCTTTCATAAGAATCCGACTTTGGATCGACGCACACAACATAAATCACAACATCCAATAAAATCATAAAGTTtcatacaataattacctaatCCCGGCAAGGCTACGCCCGCCATGCGGCACGAGGCGGCTTGCAGCGGCTGCAGCGCCAGGCCCAGCGAGCGTTCGCTGAGCCGCGCCACGCTGTCGTCGCTCAGGCTCACATGCTCCGCCTCCGCAGCCAAAGCGTTCACCACAGCATTGATCGTATTCCCCTCCGATGTAGTATCATCTTCTCTATGCGCCACCAGGTTAGGATTCTTCCCGATCTTGTTCAACCGCTCCGCCGCCACGCTCTCCATAGTCCGCCGCATCAGCGGATACTGGTCCAATACAGCGTTGAAGTGGTCCACGGACAATGAAAACAGGTTGCAGTAAGTTTCAGCGCGCACGGACGCCACGCGGCGCGCGTTGGTCAAGAGACAGATCTCGCCGAAATACGACCCGTCCGATAAACTGGTCGCGACCTCGCCGTTCGCCATCACTATGTCTACGATGCCTTCCTGGATGAAGTACATCTTGTTGCCTATGGTGCCTTCTTTTATTATGATATCGCCTGgaatcaaataaaaaagataTTGAGAATCTGGCACAGTATTGATTAAATGGTAGGTGATGAGTTTATAAAGTGAGCAAGTTAAGGAGTCATACACCAGAAGAGTTGCCGAAGTTCCTAGTTTATATTTGCGGAAAATCTAATGCAAAAAGtggccgctcgactattgtggtaagCCCACTcctgacacaagcatatttagcttagaacgaggggctaacgggactcttagtaatttgtgcaataaacaaattacttagtttaaataatactagcacattatttattatgatgAAAATACCGACCGGGTTGGAAGACTTCGTAGCGTAGTTTGGTGACGACATCGGACACGAAGTTCGAGTCGGCATTAGCGAAGAAGGGCACGGACGCGACCAACGACCGGCAGTTGTAGTTGATCACGTCCTCGCGGAGCTTCTCGCTCAGCTCGCCCAGGATCAGCTCCTCGTCGAAGAACTTGCCCTGGTACCGGTGCTCGAAATACTCGGTGATCCGTTGCCGCATCTCCCTGGGAAGCTTGCGGTACGCCATGTACTCCTCTACTTGTTTCACCTGGAATTCGGGAAGGTAATTTTTAGGGTTGCCTTTAACTCTGATTGCACTCCGAAAATGCGTAGTGATGAGCTTGATCTATTCGATAAAATATCAGTATTGTTGAGACCGAGAGTAAATAACATCATAACTTTATATTACTTATACAATAATATATGAGTATTAAACCAGAAAACCAATATTTCAGATCATATTCGGGCTCATCACTAATCCAAGCCACTACACCGACTCACAACCCTACCTAGTGAAAGCAAACTGCAATCGTGCATTTGTTAGAAACAGAAATTGCAACCTAAGATGGTAATACGAGTATGAATTCTTATTTCCAGCTGATGATATTGTTAGTGCGGCCCATGAGGAGAAAACTGTTATGAACACCCGTTAAATTTAAGTGAACGTATGAGTTTCAGTGCGGAATGGAGGAACAATATAGTTTGTTCTCGTAACAACGACGACACACGACAAACATTTGCTCTGTACTCACGTCTAATCTCTGAAACAGGCAATGTAGAGTTTAGTAGAGGTTTAAAAATGGTGATTTTGGTCTGCAGCGTTAATGAGGGGTAACTTTTGTAAGTAAGTCTATCGTGTTCATCTAGATCTTGCAAGTCATTTTGAAGATTAAGATGAtttcaacacaaaaaaaatgggaTTTTCGACTACTGTCGCTCCAAAAAAATATCATGacattgaaaaacaaaactctCATTAATTACGAACCAGGTGTTCATAACGGTTATCGTTTCCAGTTTATCTGAAGACAGAATCATAATTAATGGTGATGGTCCCTtcttaattaattaggtattggTACACTTTTAGCACGATACATTTTTATTCGAACAATAATAAACTTTCTTTTAAACGGTTGTGAAAGCCGATTGCAAActtgggctgagttgcaccaacttactttaaccgtaacaaatttctgacgtttgttaaacgttaaagtaagatgatgcaagcAACTCAGCTTTACTCATCTTAATGTTTGCTAGTGTCACCACTTTAGTTATTGAAACATGTCCTTCttacatttacatatttgtaaTTATTACCATCCAGCCAGTGtgaggagtgtaggccaaattctccatctgtttctggtaaattagagacgttcgtactcctgcagtggagatcaAATGACAGCTGACGgtgatgatcatcatcatttttcatcCATCAATATTAATCAAATATCAAAATTGAAAATGTAAGATTTTCGTCTCAACAACCAGAGTGgcacctgcccccctagacaagttgcactttttgatcgaatcgaaaatcgaatccctcataactccatacaaaaaaaagtccTTTGGACCATTTTTCGACtagtttgcgattataatgtgcactttgtctagaccagtgtttttcaacctttttcatgacacgagtatgaaaaaatgtttggcgaccccccgacggttcgcttttttttttcatacattttataatgttgcaaagatgtttgtagagaccgaatacttcaatccatacaacatttgcatAGTTAGATTTCGGATTTATCTGtctttataagatttttttttactgaagtagtttttacgacctctcgcgccTCCCCTACagaggttgaaaaacactggtctagacccactgagcccagtaaataaaattttacatacctTTTCACGGTACTGCCTGCGCGAGGAGTCGAGTGACTGGATGAGGTTGGTCGCGTGGCCGAGGAACAGCGCGTAGCAGGTGGCTCCGGAGATCATGGACAGCATCGTCAGCCACATGTCGGTGAGCGACTGCGGCGGGAAGCGGCCGTAGCCGATGCACAGCATATGCGACATCGCTTTGAATAGCGCCCACGAGTACTGCTCCAGCCAGAATGCTTCCTGGAATGGGAATGTGTTTAAAGTCATGAattgaaactaaaataaaaatagtctatttaaaaaaatattggatgaTTTTGTTGCGTGATGTAGAGTCAATTCAGATGATCTCAGGATAATTACTACGGCGTAGTTACAGTTAGGTCAGTATTttcaataattacctacagttTAGATTATTTTTTCTGGCAAGGTTGTTTCGGTGTAGAGCTTGAGCTCTAACTTACTTGAAGTTCATTTATCGCGACCCATGAGTTGGCTGGGAATCCTTGCAGCATAGGAACGAGGAACTGAAGGCAACCGGACCAGTGGCCGATTAACAGCATCATGCAGATTAGGTTGAATATCCGCATGAACACCGATGCCATGTTGAGGAACTGCGAACAGAATGCCAATAGTCAAGATCGGGCCACAGTGAAGTTTCGCCTCTAAAGGAAGCCGTGCGGACTGCGCGCGACAAGGACGCTCGAGTTCAAGCATCGCGATGATTCTCTACCGATGAATTCGTAAAGTAGTGAAAAATAAAGTATGAACGCGTGAAACGAGTCACGAGCGAGCATGCGTGGTAGGTGACCGGCGGAGTCGCGCGGCCGCGGCCGCCGCGCGGTCGCGCGACTCGCCGGCTCTTGCGCTCCGCCCGCGCGGCCGCCGGCGGGACGAGGGTCGGAAACAGAAACGCCAAAGAAAGAAAGCGAAGCGAGCGCAGCGGACTATGGGACGCCGGGCGGCGCCGCCGGCAGCATGCTAAGCGGGCGAACGAGCACATGCGCGCCGGCTCGTGCCGACCCTGGTTACCTTGAAGATCAGATTGCTTTTGGTGTCACTTTTCTTTTTGGCAACGTCGGAGCTGAGGCGCCCCCTCCGTTCCGTGCGCTTTTTTTGAAGATTCTGCAAGATCTAGAAAACAAGCGAGAAACACGAGATAGTAGGAAGAGAGCCAGGCGCGCCCTTTGCGCGGGCGGGATCGGAGCGGGCTTGGTCATCGCGGAGAGTGCGGGGCGGGGCGGGGCGCGTGCGGGCACACACAGGATGCACTAACACCGAGACGGGTCGTGGGCTAGGCCCCTACGCTACGGGTGCGCTGGGCGCGGCGGGGCATGCGGCACCTGGGAGGCGAGGTCGCGCGAGCCTCCGCCGTCCGCGTCGCCCGGCTCGTCGCGCGGCTGCGGGGCGGGGCTCATCTGCACACAACGTCACTGCGATGTCGTCACCACCACCCTCCCCGTACTCCACTTCTCACTGAATCTCCGCTTTGTACCCGTCGTCCGAAAAGCTACTCTACAGTCTTCCGAAACTAACGAACGCGGGTTATTTTCGTTTTTGAAGTACCTAGTTTCGACTATGATGGTATTGTAAGGTCGTTAGTGCAAGTTCTGTTGAGGTGCTCGCTTCTAATGTATTGTATTTAATAAGAGTTTGTGGTCCCGACGTTTTTCTAGTTTAATGATTGGGGGATTGCGTTTTTAACAGTTTGACATCAGCGCATCAACTCTAGAGGCTTCGAAAAAGCTGCAAATCAACATTGAACGGTTTGGCAAATCATATGTCATGTTGGCAGTGGGGGACGGTTCGGGTCGGCGTTCGCGGCGttcgcggcgcgggcgcatagAGAAGAGAGAGAAGTCAGACGTCACGGTGAGAGCGTGCTCAGGCAGAAAGAAGCTTGCAGAGAAGCAGTAGAGAAGTGCAGAGCGGGACGTGGGGCTCACATACAGTGGGGGCGGGATCAATGGTATAATACAGGATTACAACACAACTCCATTTAAGTAATCATCAGGGATCACTACACGCTAGAACAATTTCAAAGTAATTATATCACATCTttgtcataatcataatcaacACTAATCATAAAGCTACATTTTAAATCTTCAAGGTCTCCATTACGTCTTCATTTATCGATAGTTTAAtccaatattattaaaaattagtAGTAGCATATTTAGTCATGTCGTGTTAGTAAATGTGAGCGTAATGTATATTAGGGCAGTGTTAGTGGTTAAGTAAGTAGTTAGTAGCAACCCAGTGTGGGTTAGAAGAGGTGATGGCTTACATATACTTCCTCCCATTGGGACACATATCGGACGAGCCTGGAGAGCCGCAGCAGTCGCACTAGCGACAGCAGCTTGGCTAGCCGCAGTATCCGTAGCGCTCGTCCCGCGTGGAGAATTTGAAAGCTTTCGCTAAAATCCTGCAATCACAAACGCACACAGTGAATAACACATAACGTGCCACCGGCTACTCTAAGCAGAAGATTAGAGCACCGAGTCAAAACGGCAATGTTCTTTTTACAGTTGAAGTGAAGACATGCATACTTGCTGATTCGAAAGATTTATAAGTATCAGCCAAAGAAAAGTGCTGAAGCATAATCGAACAtgttataattatgttttgaCAATTTACATCATCGGAAAAGTTATCCAGTGGGACTCTGTCTATCAGATTAGTGAAAGCTTTTGTAACTGTATGGCTAGTAACAGCCTGTGGCTATCTATTATCAAGCTTCTTGTTAATTGTTGTCTAAAGTATGTAATCTTTATTTTGAATTGCTTGTTAGTGTAAATctggtaaaaataaaattaaatgtaagtaataaaaacaatttggtCGTGTTGTACAAGGTTAAAAGAATAAACCCCGGGTACGTGTTATTAACAAGTAGGTATTAAGTTGCATTTACAGAGAGGTAGATATGTCCAAAACAATAAATCGACAGATTAATAGAAAAGCATTTAATAGATCATGCTTACAATTGTACAAAAAGAAAGAGATTTAAGACTTGAAGACGACGTGCAAGAACCAATCAAAGGAGCAAGTACAAggtataaataggtacatagGAATCATTAAATAGAAATTAATTGGCAGCAACAAGTGCGGTTAGAAAAAATTCAAGAGCTGTTGGTGCACAAAATCGAAAAGTGCTCATCAAAAGTTAAGAATATTAGGAAGAAGGTGGATACCCCATACGATCGTAATTAGGTAAACGGGTACTTTTAACTGAGATATTTTAGTGGTGTCCAACCCCGAGGAAAATCATATGGGTTACCAATCGTTAACGTGCAAAAAGTTTAGAGTcgtgatgtaaattataaaaaatgaaATAGAAAATCTTCAGATGAAGAATGGATCTAGTGTGCAACAATCAAACCTTTACATGTTCACTTTTAAACCCTTAAAATACGACATAAACCGAACACGATGACGTAGGTTCTCGTGGCAGTTGGGTAAAAAATTCACAATGAGAAACCAAAATATACGaaaacaacaatgaaaaaaattgCCTATTAAAATAACACCCAAGCTGAAACAGAATCAATAACATAAAAGACAGGTTTAAACTAGTAATAAGAACAACACGGCCAAATTGCAACGTACGTTTACCTGATTGAAGatcaaaaatatataatctAGTGGTATACTAGAGATGAGGTCAAGGAAGAACCATGTCCTCAAATAGTGTTTCGCTATTAACTTGGGATCTAATATCACTTGTTCTGCATTATCTTGCTGCATTATTCCTGAAATGAGAGAAAAAGACAAATTAGAATCTATTTCTATTATAAAAActataaaagtaagtaggtaggtagtaacttgtcaattaaaaaaagaaaattcctTACAAAAATGATCATAATAATGAGCGATTCATAAAACTAAATGAATTTTCGGTTCCCGGACATCAAAGACAAGAAAAAGCAACAAATAC comes from the Ostrinia nubilalis chromosome 17, ilOstNubi1.1, whole genome shotgun sequence genome and includes:
- the LOC135079982 gene encoding potassium/sodium hyperpolarization-activated cyclic nucleotide-gated channel 2-like isoform X5 — its product is MEFKQLGRAVGKVVRGPVLFAKRCATSRNEYSPRDADMSLKQGSGTGKVHFGGLDDVSLYGTPVEPAPPAPDAKQGFLRNQLQALFQPTDNKLAMKLFGSKKALMKERIRQKAAGHWVIHPCSSFRFYWDLCMLLLLVANLIILPVAISFFNDDLSTRWIAFNCLSDTIFLIDIVVNFRTGIMQQDNAEQVILDPKLIAKHYLRTWFFLDLISSIPLDYIFLIFNQVNDFSESFQILHAGRALRILRLAKLLSLVRLLRLSRLVRYVSQWEEVYFLNMASVFMRIFNLICMMLLIGHWSGCLQFLVPMLQGFPANSWVAINELQEAFWLEQYSWALFKAMSHMLCIGYGRFPPQSLTDMWLTMLSMISGATCYALFLGHATNLIQSLDSSRRQYREKVKQVEEYMAYRKLPREMRQRITEYFEHRYQGKFFDEELILGELSEKLREDVINYNCRSLVASVPFFANADSNFVSDVVTKLRYEVFQPGDIIIKEGTIGNKMYFIQEGIVDIVMANGEVATSLSDGSYFGEICLLTNARRVASVRAETYCNLFSLSVDHFNAVLDQYPLMRRTMESVAAERLNKIGKNPNLVAHREDDTTSEGNTINAVVNALAAEAEHVSLSDDSVARLSERSLGLALQPLQAASCRMAGVALPGLGVAAAALPRPKSEHDFSSAQAPALSASGAAFHKSDAGIAP
- the LOC135079982 gene encoding potassium/sodium hyperpolarization-activated cyclic nucleotide-gated channel 2-like isoform X1, with the protein product MEFKQLGRAVGKVVRGPVLFAKRCATSRNEYSPRDADMSLKQGSGTGKVHFGGLDDVSLYGTPVEPAPPAPDAKQGFLRNQLQALFQPTDNKLAMKLFGSKKALMKERIRQKAAGHWVIHPCSSFRFYWDLCMLLLLVANLIILPVAISFFNDDLSTRWIAFNCLSDTIFLIDIVVNFRTGIMQQDNAEQVILDPKLIAKHYLRTWFFLDLISSIPLDYIFLIFNQVNDFSESFQILHAGRALRILRLAKLLSLVRLLRLSRLVRYVSQWEEVYILQNLQKKRTERRGRLSSDVAKKKSDTKSNLIFKFLNMASVFMRIFNLICMMLLIGHWSGCLQFLVPMLQGFPANSWVAINELQEAFWLEQYSWALFKAMSHMLCIGYGRFPPQSLTDMWLTMLSMISGATCYALFLGHATNLIQSLDSSRRQYREKVKQVEEYMAYRKLPREMRQRITEYFEHRYQGKFFDEELILGELSEKLREDVINYNCRSLVASVPFFANADSNFVSDVVTKLRYEVFQPGDIIIKEGTIGNKMYFIQEGIVDIVMANGEVATSLSDGSYFGEICLLTNARRVASVRAETYCNLFSLSVDHFNAVLDQYPLMRRTMESVAAERLNKIGKNPNLVAHREDDTTSEGNTINAVVNALAAEAEHVSLSDDSVARLSERSLGLALQPLQAASCRMAGVALPGLGVAAAALPRPKSEHDFSSAQAPALSASGAAFHKSDAGIAP
- the LOC135079982 gene encoding potassium/sodium hyperpolarization-activated cyclic nucleotide-gated channel 2-like isoform X7, which translates into the protein MSLKQGSGTGKVHFGGLDDVSLYGTPVEPAPPAPDAKQGFLRNQLQALFQPTDNKLAMKLFGSKKALMKERIRQKAAGHWVIHPCSSFRFYWDLCMLLLLVANLIILPVAISFFNDDLSTRWIAFNCLSDTIFLIDIVVNFRTGIMQQDNAEQVILDPKLIAKHYLRTWFFLDLISSIPLDYIFLIFNQVNDFSESFQILHAGRALRILRLAKLLSLVRLLRLSRLVRYVSQWEEVYILQNLQKKRTERRGRLSSDVAKKKSDTKSNLIFKFLNMASVFMRIFNLICMMLLIGHWSGCLQFLVPMLQGFPANSWVAINELQEAFWLEQYSWALFKAMSHMLCIGYGRFPPQSLTDMWLTMLSMISGATCYALFLGHATNLIQSLDSSRRQYREKVKQVEEYMAYRKLPREMRQRITEYFEHRYQGKFFDEELILGELSEKLREDVINYNCRSLVASVPFFANADSNFVSDVVTKLRYEVFQPGDIIIKEGTIGNKMYFIQEGIVDIVMANGEVATSLSDGSYFGEICLLTNARRVASVRAETYCNLFSLSVDHFNAVLDQYPLMRRTMESVAAERLNKIGKNPNLVAHREDDTTSEGNTINAVVNALAAEAEHVSLSDDSVARLSERSLGLALQPLQAASCRMAGVALPGLGVAAAALPRPKSEHDFSSAQAPALSASGAAFHKSDAGIAP
- the LOC135079982 gene encoding potassium/sodium hyperpolarization-activated cyclic nucleotide-gated channel 2-like isoform X8, with the protein product MSLKQGSGTGKVHFGGLDDVSLYGTPVEPAPPAPDAKQGFLRNQLQALFQPTDNKLAMKLFGSKKALMKERIRQKAAGHWVIHPCSSFRFYWDLCMLLLLVANLIILPVAISFFNDDLSTRWIAFNCLSDTIFLIDIVVNFRTGIMQQDNAEQVILDPKLIAKHYLRTWFFLDLISSIPLDYIFLIFNQDFSESFQILHAGRALRILRLAKLLSLVRLLRLSRLVRYVSQWEEVYFLNMASVFMRIFNLICMMLLIGHWSGCLQFLVPMLQGFPANSWVAINELQEAFWLEQYSWALFKAMSHMLCIGYGRFPPQSLTDMWLTMLSMISGATCYALFLGHATNLIQSLDSSRRQYREKVKQVEEYMAYRKLPREMRQRITEYFEHRYQGKFFDEELILGELSEKLREDVINYNCRSLVASVPFFANADSNFVSDVVTKLRYEVFQPGDIIIKEGTIGNKMYFIQEGIVDIVMANGEVATSLSDGSYFGEICLLTNARRVASVRAETYCNLFSLSVDHFNAVLDQYPLMRRTMESVAAERLNKIGKNPNLVAHREDDTTSEGNTINAVVNALAAEAEHVSLSDDSVARLSERSLGLALQPLQAASCRMAGVALPGLGVAAAALPRPKSEHDFSSAQAPALSASGAAFHKSDAGIAP
- the LOC135079982 gene encoding potassium/sodium hyperpolarization-activated cyclic nucleotide-gated channel 2-like isoform X6, coding for MEFKQLGRAVGKVVRGPVLFAKRCATSRNEYSPRDADMSLKQGSGTGKVHFGGLDDVSLYGTPVEPAPPAPDAKQGFLRNQLQALFQPTDNKLAMKLFGSKKALMKERIRQKAAGHWVIHPCSSFRFYWDLCMLLLLVANLIILPVAISFFNDDLSTRWIAFNCLSDTIFLIDIVVNFRTGIMQQDNAEQVILDPKLIAKHYLRTWFFLDLISSIPLDYIFLIFNQDFSESFQILHAGRALRILRLAKLLSLVRLLRLSRLVRYVSQWEEVYFLNMASVFMRIFNLICMMLLIGHWSGCLQFLVPMLQGFPANSWVAINELQEAFWLEQYSWALFKAMSHMLCIGYGRFPPQSLTDMWLTMLSMISGATCYALFLGHATNLIQSLDSSRRQYREKVKQVEEYMAYRKLPREMRQRITEYFEHRYQGKFFDEELILGELSEKLREDVINYNCRSLVASVPFFANADSNFVSDVVTKLRYEVFQPGDIIIKEGTIGNKMYFIQEGIVDIVMANGEVATSLSDGSYFGEICLLTNARRVASVRAETYCNLFSLSVDHFNAVLDQYPLMRRTMESVAAERLNKIGKNPNLVAHREDDTTSEGNTINAVVNALAAEAEHVSLSDDSVARLSERSLGLALQPLQAASCRMAGVALPGLGVAAAALPRPKSEHDFSSAQAPALSASGAAFHKSDAGIAP
- the LOC135079982 gene encoding potassium/sodium hyperpolarization-activated cyclic nucleotide-gated channel 2-like isoform X4, with translation MPKGDADMSLKQGSGTGKVHFGGLDDVSLYGTPVEPAPPAPDAKQGFLRNQLQALFQPTDNKLAMKLFGSKKALMKERIRQKAAGHWVIHPCSSFRFYWDLCMLLLLVANLIILPVAISFFNDDLSTRWIAFNCLSDTIFLIDIVVNFRTGIMQQDNAEQVILDPKLIAKHYLRTWFFLDLISSIPLDYIFLIFNQVNDFSESFQILHAGRALRILRLAKLLSLVRLLRLSRLVRYVSQWEEVYILQNLQKKRTERRGRLSSDVAKKKSDTKSNLIFKFLNMASVFMRIFNLICMMLLIGHWSGCLQFLVPMLQGFPANSWVAINELQEAFWLEQYSWALFKAMSHMLCIGYGRFPPQSLTDMWLTMLSMISGATCYALFLGHATNLIQSLDSSRRQYREKVKQVEEYMAYRKLPREMRQRITEYFEHRYQGKFFDEELILGELSEKLREDVINYNCRSLVASVPFFANADSNFVSDVVTKLRYEVFQPGDIIIKEGTIGNKMYFIQEGIVDIVMANGEVATSLSDGSYFGEICLLTNARRVASVRAETYCNLFSLSVDHFNAVLDQYPLMRRTMESVAAERLNKIGKNPNLVAHREDDTTSEGNTINAVVNALAAEAEHVSLSDDSVARLSERSLGLALQPLQAASCRMAGVALPGLGVAAAALPRPKSEHDFSSAQAPALSASGAAFHKSDAGIAP
- the LOC135079982 gene encoding potassium/sodium hyperpolarization-activated cyclic nucleotide-gated channel 2-like isoform X3; protein product: MCCTRFSNYIFRSVVKYTCGLASRESDADMSLKQGSGTGKVHFGGLDDVSLYGTPVEPAPPAPDAKQGFLRNQLQALFQPTDNKLAMKLFGSKKALMKERIRQKAAGHWVIHPCSSFRFYWDLCMLLLLVANLIILPVAISFFNDDLSTRWIAFNCLSDTIFLIDIVVNFRTGIMQQDNAEQVILDPKLIAKHYLRTWFFLDLISSIPLDYIFLIFNQVNDFSESFQILHAGRALRILRLAKLLSLVRLLRLSRLVRYVSQWEEVYILQNLQKKRTERRGRLSSDVAKKKSDTKSNLIFKFLNMASVFMRIFNLICMMLLIGHWSGCLQFLVPMLQGFPANSWVAINELQEAFWLEQYSWALFKAMSHMLCIGYGRFPPQSLTDMWLTMLSMISGATCYALFLGHATNLIQSLDSSRRQYREKVKQVEEYMAYRKLPREMRQRITEYFEHRYQGKFFDEELILGELSEKLREDVINYNCRSLVASVPFFANADSNFVSDVVTKLRYEVFQPGDIIIKEGTIGNKMYFIQEGIVDIVMANGEVATSLSDGSYFGEICLLTNARRVASVRAETYCNLFSLSVDHFNAVLDQYPLMRRTMESVAAERLNKIGKNPNLVAHREDDTTSEGNTINAVVNALAAEAEHVSLSDDSVARLSERSLGLALQPLQAASCRMAGVALPGLGVAAAALPRPKSEHDFSSAQAPALSASGAAFHKSDAGIAP
- the LOC135079982 gene encoding potassium/sodium hyperpolarization-activated cyclic nucleotide-gated channel 2-like isoform X2; its protein translation is MEFKQLGRAVGKVVRGPVLFAKRCATSRNEYSPRDADMSLKQGSGTGKVHFGGLDDVSLYGTPVEPAPPAPDAKQGFLRNQLQALFQPTDNKLAMKLFGSKKALMKERIRQKAAGHWVIHPCSSFRFYWDLCMLLLLVANLIILPVAISFFNDDLSTRWIAFNCLSDTIFLIDIVVNFRTGIMQQDNAEQVILDPKLIAKHYLRTWFFLDLISSIPLDYIFLIFNQDFSESFQILHAGRALRILRLAKLLSLVRLLRLSRLVRYVSQWEEVYILQNLQKKRTERRGRLSSDVAKKKSDTKSNLIFKFLNMASVFMRIFNLICMMLLIGHWSGCLQFLVPMLQGFPANSWVAINELQEAFWLEQYSWALFKAMSHMLCIGYGRFPPQSLTDMWLTMLSMISGATCYALFLGHATNLIQSLDSSRRQYREKVKQVEEYMAYRKLPREMRQRITEYFEHRYQGKFFDEELILGELSEKLREDVINYNCRSLVASVPFFANADSNFVSDVVTKLRYEVFQPGDIIIKEGTIGNKMYFIQEGIVDIVMANGEVATSLSDGSYFGEICLLTNARRVASVRAETYCNLFSLSVDHFNAVLDQYPLMRRTMESVAAERLNKIGKNPNLVAHREDDTTSEGNTINAVVNALAAEAEHVSLSDDSVARLSERSLGLALQPLQAASCRMAGVALPGLGVAAAALPRPKSEHDFSSAQAPALSASGAAFHKSDAGIAP